In Streptomyces sclerotialus, one genomic interval encodes:
- a CDS encoding mechanosensitive ion channel family protein → MSPLDASASHVLSSDVADQVIAVPDWVRNNVDTLIGVPLRILLIIVGAVIVRAVAKRAIDRAVQRILQSGEGDGGPRRTGRGPAVLHRDPSRANERRQQRARTIGTVLSSIVTIVVSVMGLAMILDQIGIALGPILASAGVVGLAIGFGAQSLVADYLSGMLIMIEDQYGVGDSVDLGEAVGEVEHVGLRLTQVRDLNGGLWHIRNGEIQRVRNDSQEWARAVLDVSVAYDSHLDTVYRVLEETGHAMRQDPEFQDVLLEEPSIWGVQSLDADGVVVRVAVKTAPLKQWGVTREMRRRVKEALDAAGIEIPFPQRTVWMRTDDNAAAPTVPASR, encoded by the coding sequence GTGTCACCCCTGGACGCATCCGCGTCTCACGTACTGAGCAGCGACGTCGCCGACCAGGTGATCGCTGTCCCGGACTGGGTCCGGAACAACGTCGACACCTTGATAGGCGTACCGCTGCGCATCCTCCTGATCATCGTGGGGGCGGTCATCGTACGGGCGGTGGCCAAGCGGGCGATCGACCGCGCCGTACAGCGCATCCTGCAGTCCGGTGAAGGTGACGGCGGGCCGCGCCGCACCGGCCGCGGCCCCGCCGTCCTGCACCGCGACCCCTCCCGCGCCAACGAACGGCGCCAGCAGCGAGCACGCACCATCGGCACGGTGCTCAGCAGCATCGTCACCATCGTCGTGTCCGTCATGGGCCTGGCCATGATCCTCGATCAGATCGGCATCGCTCTCGGCCCGATCCTGGCGAGCGCGGGTGTGGTGGGCCTGGCGATCGGCTTCGGCGCGCAGAGCCTGGTCGCGGACTACCTGTCCGGAATGCTCATCATGATCGAGGACCAGTACGGCGTCGGTGACTCCGTCGACCTCGGCGAGGCCGTCGGCGAGGTCGAGCACGTCGGCCTCCGCCTCACTCAGGTCCGCGACCTCAACGGCGGTCTGTGGCACATCCGCAACGGCGAGATCCAGCGGGTGCGGAACGACAGCCAGGAATGGGCCCGCGCCGTCCTCGACGTCTCCGTGGCCTACGACTCCCACCTGGACACGGTCTACCGCGTCCTGGAAGAGACCGGTCACGCCATGCGCCAGGACCCGGAGTTCCAGGACGTCCTCCTGGAGGAGCCGTCGATCTGGGGTGTGCAGTCCCTGGACGCCGACGGTGTCGTCGTACGTGTCGCCGTCAAGACCGCCCCCCTCAAGCAGTGGGGCGTCACCCGCGAGATGCGCCGTCGCGTCAAGGAAGCCCTCGATGCCGCGGGCATCGAGATCCCCTTCCCCCAGCGCACGGTCTGGATGCGCACCGACGACAACGCCGCCGCCCCCACTGTCCCCGCGTCCCGCTGA
- a CDS encoding right-handed parallel beta-helix repeat-containing protein, with protein sequence MTTGQAAPDATVHHVTPGRPGALAAALEAAAPGDEVRMAPGTYEETLRVVRDVTLRAADGGAVTLAAPGGTTPALEVLTGARLTLDGVAVRGGAADRPAVLLSGGSAHWHGGGIGHGRLEVLRDAALTMTGARLTGAALAGALIRTTGAVRLTDCVLEGAQGTGVVVGGDSRLEMTGSRIRGATGSGVRVRDGARVVLRDCLVDGAGRSGLLFEDRSAALLVDCRVRDCGGEAVRVLDSSPVPQDDDPYEAADAAAPAEARGGLLLYGCELSGAGADALHVAGAGDVVLAGCVLRDGGGSGATAGERARVRLADTRIARTASVALTAHGTARLEARGTTVRGSAANGLLATGSAAVRLIDGEVTDCRFSAVHAGGDAEVTLTRLRAGRSPEHGLHAVADARLTLTEVHLTDCGMSGLDLSGAASAEAADLSVVRCRNGVVAGSGGPVRLTGCTVTDAERAGFSFGPAGDAELAGGRVLRAGTAGLVVQDGATVRARDVEITEAAGSGVVVAAGAAPHVSRVRIVRAGKNGVIVDAKGAGVFEDCEITAPGYPAVHLGDAATPVLTRIRVQDADADLSTGAGAEPEVRDCVSWQVKDAQWPAPMAPVTATATGAASGVTPAGGATATAPATEEDLDELLGELQQLIGLDRVKQDVASLVKLMRMVQRREAAGLAAPPLSRHLVFAGNPGTGKTTVARLYGRILAAVGLLERGHLVEADRSALVGEYVGHTGPKTQRVFMEAMGGVLFIDEAYSLAPAHGSGGNDFAQEAVATLVKLMEDHRDAVVVIVAGYPAEMEHFIDSNPGLASRFNRTLLFEDYGTEDLVRIVEQHAAAHQYELTDAARATLTGYFDHVPRDGRFGNGRSARQTFQAMTERQAYRVAENDSPSEADLRTLSELDVPELDIPEPSLSGPGVPQALPSGPGGPARPS encoded by the coding sequence ATGACCACCGGACAGGCGGCACCGGACGCCACCGTGCACCACGTGACCCCCGGCCGCCCCGGCGCGCTGGCCGCTGCCCTGGAGGCCGCTGCTCCGGGCGACGAAGTGCGGATGGCACCCGGGACGTACGAGGAGACGCTGCGCGTCGTACGGGACGTGACGCTGCGGGCCGCGGACGGCGGCGCGGTCACCCTCGCCGCGCCCGGCGGCACCACCCCGGCCCTCGAAGTCCTGACCGGTGCCCGGCTGACGCTGGACGGGGTGGCCGTACGGGGCGGTGCGGCGGACCGGCCGGCCGTCCTGCTGTCCGGCGGCAGCGCGCACTGGCACGGCGGCGGCATCGGCCACGGGCGCCTCGAAGTGCTGCGTGACGCCGCGCTCACCATGACCGGCGCCCGCCTGACGGGCGCGGCACTGGCCGGGGCGCTGATCCGTACCACCGGTGCGGTGCGGCTGACGGACTGTGTCCTGGAAGGCGCCCAGGGCACCGGCGTCGTGGTGGGCGGCGACTCCCGGCTGGAGATGACCGGCAGCCGGATCAGGGGGGCCACCGGCTCGGGCGTGCGGGTCCGCGACGGCGCACGCGTCGTGCTGCGCGACTGTCTGGTCGACGGCGCGGGCCGCAGCGGGCTGCTGTTCGAGGACCGGTCGGCGGCCCTGCTCGTGGACTGCCGGGTACGGGACTGCGGCGGCGAAGCGGTGCGCGTGCTGGACTCCTCGCCCGTACCGCAGGACGACGACCCGTACGAGGCGGCGGACGCCGCGGCCCCGGCGGAGGCCCGGGGCGGACTGCTGCTGTACGGCTGCGAGTTGAGCGGTGCGGGCGCCGACGCGCTGCATGTCGCCGGGGCCGGCGACGTCGTACTGGCCGGCTGCGTCCTGCGCGACGGCGGCGGCTCCGGCGCCACGGCGGGGGAGCGGGCGCGAGTACGGCTGGCCGACACCCGGATCGCACGGACCGCGTCGGTCGCCCTGACGGCCCACGGTACGGCCCGGCTGGAGGCGCGCGGCACGACCGTACGCGGCTCGGCGGCCAACGGCCTGCTGGCCACCGGCTCCGCCGCCGTCCGGCTCATCGACGGCGAGGTGACCGACTGCCGGTTCAGCGCCGTGCACGCCGGTGGTGACGCCGAGGTGACGCTGACCCGGCTGCGGGCCGGCCGCAGCCCCGAACACGGGCTGCACGCGGTCGCCGACGCCCGGCTCACGCTGACCGAGGTGCACCTCACCGACTGCGGTATGTCCGGCCTCGACCTGTCCGGCGCGGCGAGCGCCGAGGCCGCCGACCTGTCCGTCGTCCGCTGCCGCAACGGTGTCGTCGCGGGATCCGGCGGCCCGGTCCGCCTGACCGGCTGCACGGTCACCGACGCCGAACGCGCCGGGTTCAGCTTCGGCCCCGCCGGCGACGCGGAACTGGCCGGTGGCCGGGTGCTGCGTGCCGGTACGGCCGGGCTGGTGGTCCAGGACGGCGCCACCGTACGGGCCCGGGACGTGGAGATCACCGAGGCGGCCGGGTCCGGGGTGGTGGTCGCGGCCGGCGCCGCCCCGCACGTGAGCCGGGTACGGATCGTACGCGCCGGCAAGAACGGCGTGATCGTGGACGCCAAGGGCGCCGGCGTCTTCGAGGACTGCGAGATCACCGCACCCGGCTACCCGGCCGTGCACCTGGGCGACGCGGCCACCCCCGTACTGACCCGCATCCGTGTGCAGGACGCCGACGCCGACCTGAGCACCGGGGCCGGCGCCGAACCGGAGGTGCGGGACTGCGTCTCGTGGCAGGTCAAGGACGCGCAGTGGCCCGCGCCGATGGCGCCCGTGACGGCCACCGCCACGGGGGCGGCGTCCGGCGTCACCCCGGCCGGGGGTGCCACGGCCACGGCCCCGGCCACCGAGGAGGACCTCGACGAACTGCTCGGCGAACTGCAGCAGTTGATCGGCCTGGACCGGGTCAAGCAGGATGTCGCCTCGCTCGTGAAGCTGATGCGCATGGTGCAGCGCCGTGAGGCCGCCGGGCTCGCGGCGCCGCCGCTCAGCCGCCACCTGGTCTTCGCGGGCAATCCCGGCACCGGCAAGACCACGGTGGCCCGGCTCTACGGCCGTATCCTGGCCGCCGTAGGCCTGCTGGAGCGCGGCCACCTCGTGGAGGCCGACCGCTCCGCGCTGGTCGGCGAGTACGTCGGCCACACCGGGCCGAAGACCCAGCGGGTCTTCATGGAGGCGATGGGCGGCGTGCTGTTCATCGACGAGGCGTACTCCCTGGCACCCGCACACGGCTCGGGCGGCAACGACTTCGCGCAGGAGGCCGTCGCCACCCTCGTGAAGCTGATGGAGGACCACCGCGACGCCGTCGTGGTCATCGTCGCCGGCTACCCGGCGGAGATGGAGCACTTCATCGACTCCAACCCCGGTCTCGCCTCCCGCTTCAACCGCACGCTGCTGTTCGAGGACTACGGCACCGAGGACCTGGTGCGCATCGTGGAACAGCACGCGGCGGCCCACCAGTACGAACTGACCGACGCGGCGCGCGCCACGCTCACCGGCTACTTCGACCACGTACCCCGCGACGGCCGGTTCGGCAACGGACGCTCGGCCCGGCAGACGTTCCAGGCGATGACCGAACGGCAGGCGTACCGCGTCGCGGAGAACGACTCCCCGTCCGAGGCGGACCTGCGGACGCTGTCCGAACTGGACGTACCGGAACTGGACATCCCGGAGCCGAGCCTGTCAGGGCCCGGCGTACCGCAAGCGCTCCCGTCCGGCCCCGGCGGGCCCGCCCGCCCGTCCTGA